From Spartinivicinus ruber, the proteins below share one genomic window:
- a CDS encoding Rrf2 family transcriptional regulator, which translates to MQLNRFTDYSIRVLLYASVNREQLLTMASVAAFYHVSVEHMRKVVHNLAKLNYIKTYKGKNGGFELACEPSEINLGSIIREIEGLTPLINCEKEECRLNPQCTLKGILREAQLAFIQSLEQYTLADLVTDKFMQKSLNIQLIQKS; encoded by the coding sequence ATGCAGCTAAACCGCTTTACCGATTATTCGATCCGTGTCTTGCTTTATGCTTCTGTTAATCGCGAACAATTACTTACCATGGCAAGTGTCGCTGCGTTCTATCATGTCTCAGTTGAGCATATGCGCAAAGTTGTACACAATCTAGCCAAGCTTAATTATATCAAAACCTACAAAGGCAAAAATGGTGGCTTCGAGCTCGCCTGCGAGCCTAGCGAAATTAACCTAGGTTCCATTATCAGGGAAATAGAGGGGCTTACCCCATTAATTAATTGTGAAAAAGAAGAATGTCGACTTAACCCACAATGCACACTCAAGGGAATTCTACGTGAAGCTCAACTGGCTTTTATTCAATCACTTGAGCAATATACCTTAGCAGATCTCGTGACCGACAAATTTATGCAAAAAAGTCTCAATATTCAGCTTATTCAGAAAAGCTAG
- a CDS encoding DUF21 domain-containing protein → MDLLIGLGILICISQSAMFSGLNLAFFSITRLRLEVEAAKGSAQAKQILTLRKNSNQLLATILWGNVGVNVLLTLLSDSILAGISAFVFSTVVITILGEIMPQAYFSRHAIKAASFFSPLLKFYQILLYPVATPTGKILDCWIGPESINYFQEEDFYQLIKLHVTSFKTNISHIEGTGVINFLALDDIPVKDEGEEVSQKSIITLPFKESKPIFPDITCDTNDSFLRLLRSARKKWIIIVDETQTPRAIINAYRFTSGALFDNDSFDPNSYVIKPLIIEDNHAQLGFLISQWKTWGDSLVNDVILLWGKNKRIVTGSDILGRLLEGIISTSSYKPTPEQI, encoded by the coding sequence ATGGATTTACTGATTGGGCTAGGAATACTTATCTGTATCTCTCAATCAGCTATGTTTTCTGGTCTGAATCTGGCTTTTTTTAGTATCACCCGACTACGGCTTGAAGTAGAAGCAGCAAAAGGAAGTGCACAGGCTAAGCAAATACTCACATTACGCAAGAACTCTAACCAACTATTGGCAACTATTCTTTGGGGTAATGTGGGTGTTAATGTACTGCTTACATTATTATCAGACAGCATACTTGCTGGCATTTCGGCATTTGTATTTTCTACTGTGGTCATTACCATTTTAGGTGAAATCATGCCTCAAGCTTATTTTTCCCGGCATGCGATAAAAGCCGCTTCTTTTTTTTCACCTCTTTTAAAATTTTATCAAATTTTACTTTATCCAGTTGCTACACCAACAGGCAAGATACTAGATTGCTGGATTGGGCCTGAATCCATTAATTATTTCCAAGAGGAAGATTTTTACCAACTCATCAAGCTACATGTCACTTCTTTTAAAACTAATATCAGTCACATTGAAGGTACAGGAGTAATTAATTTTTTAGCACTTGATGATATTCCCGTGAAAGATGAAGGCGAAGAGGTTAGCCAAAAGAGTATTATCACTTTGCCATTTAAAGAGAGCAAGCCTATATTTCCTGATATTACGTGTGACACCAATGACTCTTTTCTTAGACTGCTAAGAAGTGCTAGAAAAAAGTGGATTATTATTGTTGATGAAACTCAAACCCCTAGAGCCATCATTAATGCCTACCGTTTTACCAGTGGTGCACTATTTGACAATGACTCATTTGATCCAAATAGCTATGTAATAAAGCCACTCATTATTGAAGATAATCATGCTCAATTAGGCTTCTTAATCAGCCAGTGGAAAACATGGGGAGACTCATTAGTAAACGATGTAATACTACTGTGGGGCAAAAATAAAAGAATTGTTACTGGTTCAGATATTTTAGGCAGACTACTTGAAGGCATTATAAGCACATCGTCTTATAAACCAACACCAGAACAGATATAG
- a CDS encoding mechanosensitive ion channel family protein: METLRNLSFSQILISLAFIIVGFILAKLATKAIARLSKDKLTQHQSLLFQRISYYLIIALFIITALQQINVDLGVILGAAGILSVAIGFASQTSASNIISGLFLLGEKPFGVGDAIKVGSTTGEILAIDLLSIKLRTFDNLFVRIPNETIIKSEVTTLTRFPIRRFDLVVGVAYKEDLTKVKQVLLKVADDYHLCLEDPEPLYLLQGFGDSAINIQLSVWAKREDFLALKNGIIQRVKEAFDENDIEIPFPHRTFYTGSETKPFPIQHIK, encoded by the coding sequence ATGGAAACACTACGTAACTTAAGTTTTAGCCAGATACTTATCAGTCTTGCTTTTATTATCGTTGGCTTTATTTTAGCTAAACTAGCTACCAAAGCAATTGCCAGATTAAGCAAAGACAAACTGACTCAGCATCAGTCATTACTATTCCAACGAATTAGTTACTACCTTATCATCGCGCTTTTTATCATCACTGCTCTACAACAAATCAATGTGGATTTAGGTGTTATTCTTGGTGCCGCAGGTATCTTGTCTGTTGCTATTGGTTTTGCTTCACAAACTTCCGCTTCAAATATTATCAGTGGTTTATTTTTACTTGGTGAAAAGCCATTTGGTGTCGGAGATGCTATTAAAGTAGGCTCAACGACGGGAGAAATACTTGCTATTGATTTATTATCAATAAAGTTACGCACCTTTGATAACTTATTTGTGAGAATTCCCAATGAAACTATTATAAAGTCGGAGGTCACTACCCTTACCCGTTTTCCAATCCGTCGTTTTGACCTAGTGGTTGGAGTTGCTTATAAAGAAGACTTAACCAAAGTTAAACAAGTTCTATTAAAAGTAGCAGATGACTATCATTTGTGTTTAGAAGACCCTGAACCTCTTTATTTATTGCAAGGATTTGGTGACTCTGCTATTAATATTCAACTTTCAGTATGGGCAAAGCGTGAAGACTTCTTAGCATTAAAAAATGGCATTATTCAACGGGTTAAAGAAGCATTTGACGAAAACGATATAGAAATACCATTTCCACATCGAACGTTTTATACCGGTTCTGAGACAAAGCCCTTTCCAATCCAGCACATTAAATAG
- a CDS encoding dicarboxylate/amino acid:cation symporter: MSLSQLEKQFPSFRLIPDALARLIEGRLWVKVLIGLGLGIIVGILLGPDLALLSKENSLVIVGWLALPGKLFIAMVQMIVVPLVFTSIIRGLASTSDLETLKRMGIRCGLFFLVTTAIASVVGLTIAGVINPGEFVDREAVKASLMSEPAPAVINKTMQMPSLAEIPQTLLSLLPVNPAQSMVNGEMLQVILFAMIIGIALLNLATKKSEPIFNLLISIQELCMKIVSWAMILAPYAVFGLVARLTAMVGIEILAGMFVYMITVVLGLGILLGCYLFFIKAASGIIPKHFIKESKELLLMAFSTSSSAAVMPLSLETAENKLHVPPHIAKFVIPLGATVNMTGTALYQAIAVVFLSQVFSVQLDTMSYALVVFMSVAASIGSPATPGAGIIILAMILESVGIPSAGVALLLGVDRILDMMRTTVNVVGDLSACLFLKENPKIAAISSNANQTT; this comes from the coding sequence ATGAGTCTTAGTCAACTAGAAAAACAATTTCCCTCATTTCGCTTAATCCCTGATGCTTTAGCTAGATTAATTGAAGGCAGGTTGTGGGTAAAAGTATTAATAGGCCTTGGCCTGGGGATAATAGTCGGTATTTTATTAGGTCCCGACCTTGCTTTACTTTCAAAAGAAAATTCATTGGTAATCGTTGGTTGGCTAGCACTACCAGGTAAACTATTTATTGCCATGGTACAAATGATTGTTGTGCCGTTAGTCTTTACTTCCATTATTCGCGGTTTAGCATCCACTTCAGACCTTGAAACATTGAAACGAATGGGTATTCGTTGTGGACTATTTTTTTTGGTAACCACTGCTATTGCATCAGTTGTTGGGTTAACTATTGCAGGCGTTATAAATCCTGGTGAATTTGTAGACCGGGAAGCAGTAAAAGCCAGCCTAATGAGCGAACCAGCACCAGCTGTTATCAATAAAACAATGCAAATGCCATCTTTGGCTGAAATACCACAAACGTTGCTTAGTTTACTACCAGTTAATCCCGCTCAGTCTATGGTAAATGGGGAAATGTTACAGGTTATTCTATTTGCCATGATTATTGGTATCGCTCTACTTAACCTAGCAACTAAAAAGAGCGAGCCTATTTTTAATTTACTGATTTCAATTCAAGAACTGTGCATGAAAATAGTTTCATGGGCAATGATTCTAGCACCTTATGCAGTATTTGGCCTGGTTGCCCGATTAACCGCTATGGTTGGGATTGAAATACTCGCAGGCATGTTTGTTTATATGATAACCGTCGTTTTGGGTCTGGGAATATTACTTGGGTGTTATCTATTCTTTATCAAAGCAGCCAGCGGCATCATACCTAAACACTTTATTAAAGAATCTAAAGAGCTTTTATTAATGGCATTTTCTACCTCTAGCTCTGCTGCAGTCATGCCACTTTCTTTAGAAACAGCAGAAAACAAACTACATGTGCCTCCTCATATTGCCAAATTTGTTATTCCCTTGGGCGCAACCGTCAATATGACCGGTACTGCGCTATATCAAGCTATAGCAGTCGTTTTTCTCTCTCAGGTGTTTTCAGTACAACTCGATACCATGAGCTATGCCTTGGTTGTTTTCATGAGTGTTGCTGCTTCTATTGGCTCCCCTGCCACACCCGGTGCAGGCATTATTATTTTAGCGATGATATTAGAGTCAGTCGGTATTCCTTCTGCAGGTGTGGCATTATTACTGGGGGTAGATCGAATTTTAGATATGATGCGAACAACAGTGAATGTAGTGGGAGATTTATCTGCATGTCTTTTCTTAAAAGAAAACCCAAAGATTGCGGCAATCTCTTCTAATGCTAATCAAACGACTTAA
- a CDS encoding LOG family protein gives MSDENDFNCRVFPSAADDVEHAKRVECSKQLMTSSAFRLAYDDKEFVLRDEMRPVRLLLELSKTELTLNDHNINNTVVMFGSARILRPKKAKKRLFHTKQQLEQQPDDPEFKNQYQQAKIRQQQTDYYTQARILAKIITEQSMLGDIPNLYVVTGGGPGIMEAANRGANDANGKSVGLNIVLPEEQQPNPYITSELCFRFHYFAMRKMHFLLRAKALVVFPGGFGTLDELFETLTLVQTKKIKPMPILLFGKEYWQRLLNWNVLVEEGMINEEDLNHFVYVESVEQAWQIIEKHVKGLRKPHKSL, from the coding sequence ATGTCTGACGAAAACGACTTTAACTGTAGAGTTTTTCCTAGTGCAGCTGACGATGTAGAGCACGCCAAGCGCGTCGAGTGCAGTAAGCAACTCATGACTTCTTCAGCATTTCGATTAGCATATGATGATAAAGAGTTTGTCCTAAGGGACGAAATGAGGCCTGTTAGGCTACTACTTGAGCTTAGCAAGACCGAGTTGACGCTTAATGATCATAATATCAATAACACTGTAGTAATGTTTGGTAGTGCTCGCATATTAAGACCTAAAAAAGCTAAAAAAAGACTATTTCACACCAAACAACAACTGGAACAACAACCAGATGACCCAGAATTTAAAAATCAATACCAGCAAGCTAAAATACGGCAACAACAAACTGACTATTATACCCAAGCACGAATATTAGCCAAAATAATTACAGAACAATCCATGCTGGGTGATATACCCAATCTATATGTTGTGACTGGTGGTGGACCAGGTATTATGGAAGCTGCTAACCGAGGAGCCAACGATGCCAACGGAAAGTCAGTAGGCCTTAACATAGTACTACCAGAAGAACAGCAGCCAAACCCTTATATAACCTCTGAGCTTTGCTTTCGCTTTCACTATTTTGCGATGCGCAAAATGCACTTTCTACTAAGAGCTAAAGCATTAGTGGTATTTCCTGGAGGCTTTGGCACCCTGGATGAGCTGTTTGAAACCCTTACCTTGGTACAAACCAAAAAAATAAAGCCCATGCCCATTTTATTATTCGGCAAAGAGTACTGGCAACGCTTGTTAAACTGGAATGTCTTGGTTGAAGAGGGAATGATTAATGAAGAAGACTTAAACCATTTTGTCTATGTGGAGAGTGTTGAGCAAGCATGGCAAATTATTGAAAAACATGTCAAAGGGTTACGTAAACCACATAAAAGCTTATAA
- a CDS encoding peptidase M42, whose amino-acid sequence MANHHLSQWESSEANIPQSFLNLLSLLIRNPSVVGAEHSFFRVLQRELEERGAHVTWYEGVLVAQGNAPDSLMLSAHIDRHGLICTGPNEFQYAAFISGARSDLLGNSVSEQLMRKISTRFQDTPVYAYEPWSGTYRGKGQIRGTYICEYRNNLIFELNDLEHLVAGTPVAFTDKLTVTSEALVGQLDNVLTAAALVYLFEQGFQGTAFFTAQEEAGKSWRYLLEWFRRFGGSTNQLIVVDTSPFSDFETAKRQHLVLRNKDANATFNQELTQNLASLCQQHSIEALFKDQYVEELNAQLVARGEEPNSIGSTEMGRIIAASNGLVDGTTLQIPTSGYHTMMESAPIASVNAFLHTLKAMANLT is encoded by the coding sequence ATGGCAAATCACCATTTATCGCAATGGGAAAGTTCTGAAGCCAATATCCCTCAATCTTTTCTTAACTTATTATCACTACTGATTCGTAATCCTTCTGTTGTAGGTGCAGAGCACTCTTTCTTTCGTGTATTGCAACGTGAGCTTGAAGAGCGCGGAGCGCATGTCACCTGGTATGAAGGTGTATTGGTTGCTCAAGGCAATGCACCTGATAGTTTGATGTTGTCTGCTCATATTGATCGGCACGGCTTAATCTGCACAGGCCCCAATGAGTTTCAATATGCCGCTTTTATTTCTGGTGCCCGTTCTGACTTATTAGGTAACTCTGTTAGCGAGCAGTTAATGCGAAAGATTTCTACCCGTTTTCAAGATACGCCAGTTTACGCCTATGAGCCTTGGTCTGGTACTTATCGTGGCAAAGGCCAGATTCGTGGAACTTATATTTGCGAGTATCGTAATAACCTAATCTTCGAGTTAAATGACTTAGAACATTTAGTCGCTGGCACCCCTGTGGCTTTTACAGATAAATTAACAGTTACATCAGAAGCTTTGGTTGGCCAGCTAGACAATGTATTAACAGCAGCAGCGCTCGTCTATTTATTTGAGCAGGGCTTTCAAGGAACAGCTTTTTTTACTGCACAAGAGGAAGCCGGAAAAAGCTGGCGTTATTTGTTAGAGTGGTTTCGTCGCTTTGGTGGTTCCACCAACCAGCTAATTGTGGTTGATACCAGTCCTTTTTCAGACTTTGAAACAGCTAAACGACAACATCTTGTACTAAGAAACAAAGATGCCAACGCTACATTCAACCAAGAGTTAACTCAAAACTTAGCCTCTCTTTGTCAACAACATAGCATTGAAGCACTATTCAAAGACCAATATGTAGAAGAGCTTAATGCCCAACTGGTTGCTAGAGGAGAAGAGCCAAACTCCATCGGTTCAACAGAGATGGGGCGCATTATTGCCGCTTCCAATGGCTTAGTAGATGGTACAACCTTACAAATTCCAACATCGGGTTATCACACTATGATGGAATCAGCCCCAATAGCATCAGTTAATGCGTTTCTTCATACATTAAAAGCAATGGCCAATTTAACTTAA
- a CDS encoding Na/Pi cotransporter family protein: MIFNLVGSLGLFLLGMWLMTEGLKLAGGKALEQLLAQWTSNRQRGLFSGVLITGLVQSSSAVTVATIGFVNAGILTFQQALWVVFGSNVGTTLTAWIVTLFGFTVKIDAFAFPLVGIGAALRIFFPYERGKALGMALAGFGLLFMGIDALKENFSGYANQINITSILAEGGHEILWGLFIGFILTLLTQSSSAAIAIILTAVASGVAGVQVAAAAVIGANIGTTSTALIASFGATINAKRLAWAHVVFNMLTAAVALVMLPIFWATVTWMVELTGTDSSLTALLAVFHTCFNILGVVLMWPIEPYLSRFLLSRYKKPVKDHFKSHLDANIATVPDLAIRAMVLELNLLLEEVGQFSFVHEKKQEEILQFRTRIEQVNVFISLLLKSTLAKEQGAIVTNGLAVAYRLYNACKLYAEAVLLYQSIRLDKLTAVERVHHWLAAADQVTHILHHCDTLLEQEQLTSLIEQYDALKKQLIAAVVDERAGIHIIDVALQVVSLSRRFIEQMSQANAICKKLSVIEAVEPTKPSSSVLNLPAESQVGA, translated from the coding sequence GTGATTTTTAATCTGGTGGGCTCATTAGGTCTGTTTTTATTAGGTATGTGGTTAATGACTGAAGGGCTTAAGTTAGCTGGTGGCAAGGCTTTGGAGCAGTTACTAGCACAGTGGACGTCTAACCGACAACGGGGGTTGTTTTCTGGTGTTTTAATTACAGGCTTGGTGCAATCATCCAGTGCTGTTACTGTCGCTACTATTGGTTTTGTTAATGCAGGTATACTTACATTTCAGCAAGCATTATGGGTGGTTTTTGGTAGTAATGTTGGTACAACGTTAACGGCATGGATTGTTACCCTGTTTGGTTTTACGGTGAAGATTGATGCATTTGCATTTCCTTTAGTAGGAATAGGAGCTGCGTTACGAATTTTCTTCCCTTATGAAAGAGGTAAAGCACTGGGTATGGCGTTGGCTGGATTCGGTTTACTTTTTATGGGAATTGATGCCCTTAAAGAAAATTTTTCCGGTTATGCTAATCAAATTAATATCACCAGTATTTTAGCTGAAGGGGGCCATGAAATTCTGTGGGGGTTATTTATTGGCTTTATTTTAACTTTACTTACTCAGTCTTCAAGTGCTGCTATAGCCATTATTTTAACTGCAGTTGCAAGTGGAGTAGCAGGTGTTCAGGTAGCTGCAGCAGCAGTTATTGGTGCTAATATTGGCACCACATCTACAGCACTGATTGCCAGCTTTGGTGCAACTATTAATGCTAAACGGCTTGCATGGGCACATGTGGTTTTTAATATGCTTACGGCAGCAGTTGCACTTGTAATGTTGCCAATATTCTGGGCAACAGTAACTTGGATGGTAGAATTAACTGGAACAGATAGCAGCTTGACGGCTTTGTTGGCTGTTTTTCACACTTGCTTTAATATTCTTGGTGTGGTGTTGATGTGGCCTATTGAACCTTACCTGTCGCGTTTTTTATTGTCACGTTATAAAAAGCCAGTGAAAGATCACTTCAAATCTCATTTAGATGCCAATATTGCTACTGTACCTGACTTAGCTATTCGAGCGATGGTATTGGAACTTAATTTATTGTTGGAAGAAGTGGGTCAATTCAGCTTTGTTCATGAAAAAAAGCAGGAAGAAATACTGCAGTTTAGAACTAGGATTGAGCAAGTTAATGTATTTATTAGCTTGCTGTTGAAATCTACTCTGGCTAAAGAACAAGGTGCAATAGTCACTAATGGTCTTGCAGTCGCTTACCGGCTTTATAATGCCTGTAAATTATATGCAGAAGCTGTCTTGCTATATCAGTCTATCCGGCTTGACAAGTTGACTGCGGTAGAGCGCGTGCATCATTGGTTAGCTGCTGCTGACCAAGTTACTCACATACTCCATCATTGCGACACTTTATTAGAACAGGAGCAGTTAACAAGTTTAATTGAACAATATGATGCTCTGAAAAAACAGCTTATTGCAGCAGTCGTTGATGAAAGAGCGGGAATTCATATAATAGATGTCGCTTTACAGGTTGTCAGCTTAAGTCGACGCTTTATTGAACAAATGTCACAGGCTAATGCGATTTGTAAGAAGTTATCTGTAATAGAAGCAGTTGAGCCAACTAAGCCTAGTTCTTCAGTTTTAAATTTACCCGCTGAGTCACAGGTTGGTGCCTAA
- a CDS encoding OprD family outer membrane porin: MSKRLFCTTLCATQLLVITGATADSFTGDSKLNLQLRNYYFNRDFRHNTGGQSYREEWTQSFFVNYESGYFADFIGFDASIFSTLKLDSGKGTSGTGLLVTTDDGDSESYASLGVALLKAKFAETEIKWGRQLTTSPLFYYGDSRAQPQSFKGISIQSNDVSNLTITGGRFTEVKNKASSNFESFSTTEYGFNGDSDSFSFIGFDYNLSDTSSISFHTSKYDDIWKQFYYNYNQSFTLTDDLALSMDLVHYRTINDGDPTDTGYTDRDNKASSASFKLSKGGAGVTVAYQTITGDYLYDYILDSDSIYLANSAQLYDFNFEDERSWQVRFDYDFSGVGIPGLNFMTRYIKGDNIDLDSSLSNSALGISGESSRGEEWERDIEARYTLQNGSLKGMQFRLRLASLRTNYDDRDRDEIRLIVNHSFDLL, encoded by the coding sequence TTGAGCAAACGTCTTTTTTGCACCACTTTATGTGCAACCCAATTACTAGTAATAACAGGAGCTACCGCAGACTCCTTTACTGGTGATTCAAAACTCAATCTACAACTACGCAATTATTATTTTAATCGGGATTTTCGTCATAACACGGGCGGACAAAGTTATCGTGAAGAGTGGACACAATCCTTCTTTGTTAACTATGAGTCTGGCTACTTTGCAGATTTTATTGGGTTTGATGCTTCTATTTTCAGTACCCTTAAATTGGATTCAGGCAAAGGCACTTCCGGTACTGGGTTATTGGTTACTACTGATGATGGTGATTCAGAAAGCTATGCATCACTTGGAGTGGCATTACTTAAAGCTAAATTTGCTGAAACTGAGATCAAATGGGGGCGTCAGTTAACTACCTCACCACTATTTTATTATGGTGATTCACGGGCCCAGCCTCAGTCTTTTAAAGGCATTAGTATCCAATCTAATGATGTTAGCAATCTGACAATCACTGGTGGACGCTTTACTGAAGTTAAAAACAAAGCCAGCAGTAATTTTGAATCATTCAGCACAACAGAATATGGCTTTAATGGTGATTCTGATAGTTTCAGCTTTATTGGCTTTGACTATAATTTAAGCGACACCTCCAGTATTAGTTTTCATACCTCAAAATACGACGACATCTGGAAACAGTTTTACTACAACTATAACCAAAGCTTCACGCTTACTGATGACTTAGCTTTAAGTATGGACCTGGTTCATTACCGTACAATCAATGATGGAGACCCAACTGACACTGGTTACACCGACCGTGATAACAAAGCCAGCAGTGCTAGCTTTAAACTAAGCAAAGGTGGTGCAGGTGTAACAGTTGCCTACCAAACCATTACTGGTGACTACTTATACGATTACATTTTAGACTCTGATTCAATTTACCTGGCAAACTCTGCTCAGCTTTATGACTTTAACTTTGAAGATGAACGCAGCTGGCAGGTGCGGTTTGATTATGACTTCAGTGGTGTAGGGATCCCTGGTCTAAACTTTATGACCCGCTATATTAAAGGCGACAATATTGATCTAGACTCCAGCCTTTCCAATTCAGCCCTTGGAATCAGTGGCGAGTCCAGCCGTGGTGAAGAATGGGAACGAGATATTGAAGCCCGTTATACCCTTCAAAATGGTTCATTGAAAGGGATGCAATTCAGACTACGATTAGCTTCATTAAGAACAAACTATGATGATAGAGACCGCGATGAAATCAGGTTAATAGTTAACCATAGTTTTGACTTGTTATAA